From a single Muntiacus reevesi chromosome 14, mMunRee1.1, whole genome shotgun sequence genomic region:
- the MARVELD2 gene encoding MARVEL domain-containing protein 2 isoform X1, whose amino-acid sequence MSSSDRRSRNRDRHYDEVPRDSDYPDGTVRTFQTLRDSELAVSADPLPPPPLPLQPPFGPEFYSSDTEEPAIAPDLKPVRRFVPDSWKNFFRGKKKDPEWDKPVSDIRYISDGVECSPPASPTRSNHCSPPNSCKDPHGGSEGSWRSQKETEAMFPHDPYGSLGRHTHTARTYSEKVEEYHLRYSYMKSWAGLLRILGVAELLLGAGVFACVTAYIHKDSEWYNMFGYSQPYGVGGVGGLGSTYGGYYYSGPKTAFVLVVAGLAWVTTIIILVLGMSMYYRTILLDSNWWPLTEFGINVSLFILYMAAAIVYVNDTNRGGLCYYPLFNTPVNAGFCRVEGGQIAAMIFLFVTMIVYLIGALVCLKLWRHEAARRHREYMEQQETSEPSFPSKRKMCDMATSCERQRDQEVNFKELRATKMKPELLSGHIPPGHIPKPIVMPDYVAKYPMIQTGDERERYKAVFQDQFAEYKELSAEVQAVLRKFDELDAVMSRLPHHSENQQEHERISRIHQEFKKKKNDPTFLEKKERCDYLKNKLSHIKQRIQEYDKVMNWDVQDYS is encoded by the exons ATGTCGTCCAGTGATAGAAGATCCAGGAATCGGGACAGACACTATGATGAGGTCCCAAGGGACTCAGACTATCCAGATGGCACTGTAAGAACCTTCCAGACTCTTCGAGACAGTGAGCTGGCTGTGAGCGCTGATCCATTGCCACCACCCCCTCTCCCATTACAGCCGCCCTTCGGCCCAGAATTCTACTCAAGTGACACAGAGGAACCGGCCATAGCGCCGGATCTCAAGCCTGTAAGACGCTTTGTCCCTGATTCCTGGAAGAACTTCttcagagggaagaaaaaggacCCGGAGTGGGATAAGCCGGTGTCGGACATTAGATACATCTCCGATGGAGTGGAGTGTTCACCTCCAGCCTCGCCCACAAGATCAAACCATTGTTCACCCCCCAACTCCTGCAAAGATCCTCACGGCGGGTCCGAAGGCAGCTGGCGTTCCCAGAAAGAGACTGAGGCCATGTTTCCTCATGATCCCTATGGATCCCTAggccgacacacacacacagctcgaACCTACAGCGAGAAGGTAGAGGAGTATCACCTTCGGTACTCCTACATGAAGTCGTGGGCAGGCCTGCTGCGGATCCTGGGGGTGGCTGAGCTGCTGCTGGGGGCCGGCGTTTTCGCCTGTGTCACGGCGTACATTCACAAGGACAGCGAGTGGTATAACATGTTTGGATATTCGCAGCCCTACGGCGTAGGAGGCGTGGGTGGCCTGGGCAGTACCTACGGGGGCTATTACTACAGTGGCCCCAAAACCGCTTTTGTCCTTGTGGTTGCTGGCTTGGCCTGGGTGACCACCATCATCATCCTGGTGCTTGGCATGTCCATGTATTATCGGACCATTCTTTTGGACTCAAATTGGTGGCCCCTCACTGAATTTGGAATCAATGTCTCCTTGTTTATTTTGTACATGGCCGCAGCCATAGTCTATGTGAACGATACCAACCGAGGGGGACTCTGCTACTATCCGCTATTTAACACGCCAGTGAACGCAGGATTCTGCCGGGTGGAAGGAGGACAGATAGCAGCCATGATCTTCCTCTTTGTCACCATGATCGTCTATCTCATTGGTGCTTTGGTTTGCCTAAAGTTGTGGAGGCACGAGGCGGCTCGGAGACACAGGGAATACATGGAGCAACAGGAG ACAAGTGAGCCATCATTTCCGTCGAAAAGGAAAATG TGTGATATGGCCACCAGttgtgagagacagagagaccaaGAAGTTAATTTTAAAGAACTAAGAGCAACAAAAATGAAACCTGAACTTCTGAGTGGACACATTCCCCCGGGCCACATCCCCAAACCGATTGTGATGCCAGACTACGTGGC gaaaTACCCTATGATTCAGACAGGTGATGAGCGAGAACGCTATAAAGCTGTGTTCCAGGACCAGTTTGCAGAGTACAAAGAGCTCTCCGCAGAAGTTCAGGCTGTCCTGAGGAAGTTTGATGAGCTGGATGCCGTGATGAGCAGATTGCCGCATCATTCAGAAAACCAGCAG gaACACGAGAGAATTTCAAGAATCCACcaagagtttaagaaaaaaaagaat GATCCtacatttctagaaaaaaaagaacGCTGTGATTATCTGAAGAATAAACTTTCTCACATAAAGCAAAGGATTCAAGAATATGATAAAGTAATGAATTGGGATGTACAGGATTATTCTTAA
- the MARVELD2 gene encoding MARVEL domain-containing protein 2 isoform X2, with protein sequence MSSSDRRSRNRDRHYDEVPRDSDYPDGTVRTFQTLRDSELAVSADPLPPPPLPLQPPFGPEFYSSDTEEPAIAPDLKPVRRFVPDSWKNFFRGKKKDPEWDKPVSDIRYISDGVECSPPASPTRSNHCSPPNSCKDPHGGSEGSWRSQKETEAMFPHDPYGSLGRHTHTARTYSEKVEEYHLRYSYMKSWAGLLRILGVAELLLGAGVFACVTAYIHKDSEWYNMFGYSQPYGVGGVGGLGSTYGGYYYSGPKTAFVLVVAGLAWVTTIIILVLGMSMYYRTILLDSNWWPLTEFGINVSLFILYMAAAIVYVNDTNRGGLCYYPLFNTPVNAGFCRVEGGQIAAMIFLFVTMIVYLIGALVCLKLWRHEAARRHREYMEQQECDMATSCERQRDQEVNFKELRATKMKPELLSGHIPPGHIPKPIVMPDYVAKYPMIQTGDERERYKAVFQDQFAEYKELSAEVQAVLRKFDELDAVMSRLPHHSENQQEHERISRIHQEFKKKKNDPTFLEKKERCDYLKNKLSHIKQRIQEYDKVMNWDVQDYS encoded by the exons ATGTCGTCCAGTGATAGAAGATCCAGGAATCGGGACAGACACTATGATGAGGTCCCAAGGGACTCAGACTATCCAGATGGCACTGTAAGAACCTTCCAGACTCTTCGAGACAGTGAGCTGGCTGTGAGCGCTGATCCATTGCCACCACCCCCTCTCCCATTACAGCCGCCCTTCGGCCCAGAATTCTACTCAAGTGACACAGAGGAACCGGCCATAGCGCCGGATCTCAAGCCTGTAAGACGCTTTGTCCCTGATTCCTGGAAGAACTTCttcagagggaagaaaaaggacCCGGAGTGGGATAAGCCGGTGTCGGACATTAGATACATCTCCGATGGAGTGGAGTGTTCACCTCCAGCCTCGCCCACAAGATCAAACCATTGTTCACCCCCCAACTCCTGCAAAGATCCTCACGGCGGGTCCGAAGGCAGCTGGCGTTCCCAGAAAGAGACTGAGGCCATGTTTCCTCATGATCCCTATGGATCCCTAggccgacacacacacacagctcgaACCTACAGCGAGAAGGTAGAGGAGTATCACCTTCGGTACTCCTACATGAAGTCGTGGGCAGGCCTGCTGCGGATCCTGGGGGTGGCTGAGCTGCTGCTGGGGGCCGGCGTTTTCGCCTGTGTCACGGCGTACATTCACAAGGACAGCGAGTGGTATAACATGTTTGGATATTCGCAGCCCTACGGCGTAGGAGGCGTGGGTGGCCTGGGCAGTACCTACGGGGGCTATTACTACAGTGGCCCCAAAACCGCTTTTGTCCTTGTGGTTGCTGGCTTGGCCTGGGTGACCACCATCATCATCCTGGTGCTTGGCATGTCCATGTATTATCGGACCATTCTTTTGGACTCAAATTGGTGGCCCCTCACTGAATTTGGAATCAATGTCTCCTTGTTTATTTTGTACATGGCCGCAGCCATAGTCTATGTGAACGATACCAACCGAGGGGGACTCTGCTACTATCCGCTATTTAACACGCCAGTGAACGCAGGATTCTGCCGGGTGGAAGGAGGACAGATAGCAGCCATGATCTTCCTCTTTGTCACCATGATCGTCTATCTCATTGGTGCTTTGGTTTGCCTAAAGTTGTGGAGGCACGAGGCGGCTCGGAGACACAGGGAATACATGGAGCAACAGGAG TGTGATATGGCCACCAGttgtgagagacagagagaccaaGAAGTTAATTTTAAAGAACTAAGAGCAACAAAAATGAAACCTGAACTTCTGAGTGGACACATTCCCCCGGGCCACATCCCCAAACCGATTGTGATGCCAGACTACGTGGC gaaaTACCCTATGATTCAGACAGGTGATGAGCGAGAACGCTATAAAGCTGTGTTCCAGGACCAGTTTGCAGAGTACAAAGAGCTCTCCGCAGAAGTTCAGGCTGTCCTGAGGAAGTTTGATGAGCTGGATGCCGTGATGAGCAGATTGCCGCATCATTCAGAAAACCAGCAG gaACACGAGAGAATTTCAAGAATCCACcaagagtttaagaaaaaaaagaat GATCCtacatttctagaaaaaaaagaacGCTGTGATTATCTGAAGAATAAACTTTCTCACATAAAGCAAAGGATTCAAGAATATGATAAAGTAATGAATTGGGATGTACAGGATTATTCTTAA